One segment of Trypanosoma brucei brucei TREU927 chromosome 8, complete sequence DNA contains the following:
- a CDS encoding eukaryotic translation initiation factor 1A, putative gives MPKNMGKGGKSFKAGNAKGIMQNQKREIVLANPDENEEYAQVKKPLGNLRLELQLADGSKVIGVIRGAMVRKVWIGQGDVVLVSKREFNENDVVDVIHRYTPQEVRKLVKKEIIPRDFRSADERDANNAHSDYVFVAENDEDDDDDDDDDDAKVIDRHKVVLDDPLANFDDL, from the coding sequence ATGCCCAAGAATATGGGAAAGGGCGGCAAGTCCTTTAAAGCCGGTAACGCGAAGGGAATCATGCAAAACCAAAAGCGTGAGATCGTTTTGGCTAACCCTGACGAAAATGAGGAATATGCGCAGGTGAAGAAACCTCTCGGTAATCTTCGACTTGAGCTGCAGTTAGCCGACGGTAGCAAAGTTATTGGTGTCATTCGAGGGGCGATGGTCCGCAAGGTTTGGATTGGTCAAGGTGATGTCGTGTTGGTTTCGAAGCGGGAGTTCAACGAaaatgatgttgttgatgttattCACCGTTACACGCCGCAGGAGGTGCGAAAACTTGTTAAGAAGGAAATTATCCCTCGTGACTTCCGCTCAGCAGACGAGCGCGACGCCAACAACGCCCACTCCGATTATGTGTTCGTGGCTGAGAATGACGAGgacgacgatgatgatgatgacgacgacGACGCCAAAGTCATCGACCGCCATAAGGTCGTCTTGGATGACCCGCTGGCAAACTTTGACGACCTCTGA
- a CDS encoding 50S ribosomal protein L17, putative has protein sequence MLRITLLVVGRAPPVIGCTRKARYAGIDDNPTITYKPWDTTEPLMADYGWTRGKLPKFRARSPFHRQQIARRMVTEMIRKDYCIVGGARAPALRILADHVVELAKAGDTDSRQQLAYFLHDPLMVDKAFDEYPRRFKDMNAKYAMMTRLKSRRRTDAVAMYFVEYKNRDMSDNHKGEDYSAGPERFFLPPRIVETEKGIQRPPHMQMAFDRWASKFKTEEFHHWWRLRHAKLRYWGVRNVPHPSDVDPLWTEKEEEEWHNEMLANTGEYEDLDLDDESYTAAGEGGEPSPAGDGPQPQRVG, from the coding sequence ATGCTGAGGATTACGCTCCTAGTAGTTGGTAGGGCGCCACCAGTTATTGGATGCACGCGCAAGGCCCGTTACGCTGGTATTGACGACAACCCCACAATTACCTACAAGCCGTGGGACACGACGGAGCCCCTCATGGCGGATTACGGCTGGACAAGAGGGAAGTTGCCAAAGTTTCGCGCCCGCAGCCCTTTCCACCGGCAACAAATCGCCCGTCGCATGGTCACAGAAATGATTCGAAAGGATTACTGCATTGTTGGAGGCGCACGTGCCCCAGCGCTGCGAATTTTAGCAGACCACGTGGTGGAACTCGCGAAGGCGGGCGACACGGACTCGCGGCAGCAGCTTGCATATTTTCTGCATGACCCCCTGATGGTGGATAAGGCCTTTGATGAATACCCGCGTCGGTTCAAGGATATGAACGCGAAATATGCCATGATGACGCGCCTCAAGAGTCGCCGCCGTACCGACGCAGTGGCCATGTATTTCGTCGAGTACAAGAACCGGGATATGAGTGACAATCACAAGGGCGAAGACTACAGCGCAGGACCGGAGCGTTTTTTCCTCCCACCACGTATTGTGGAAACGGAAAAGGGCATTCAGCGTCCACCGCACATGCAAATGGCATTTGATCGTTGGGCAAGCAAATTCAAAACAGAAGAGTTTCACCATTGGTGGCGTCTCCGCCACGCGAAGCTGCGGTACTGGGGTGTGCGGAATGTGCCGCATCCAAGCGATGTTGATCCTCTATGGacagagaaggaggaagaggaatggCATAACGAAATGCTTGCAAACACGGGGGAATATGAAGACTTGGATCTTGACGATGAAAGCTACACAGCGGCGGGTGAGGGTGGGGAGCCGTCCCCCGCCGGTGATGGTCCGCAGCCACAGCGAGTCGGATGA